CTTGGGCGATGGCCTTTCCGTTGCGGATCATCATGAGCACATCGGCTTCTTCGGCGTCAGCCATGACATGGGTTGTTAAAATAATCGCGACACCCTGATCACTAGCTAATCGGTGCAATTCCTGCCAGATTTTGCGGCGTAACTCAGGATCAATGCCGATAGTCGGTTCATCCAGAATCAGAAGCGGCGGTTTGCTGATCAACGCGATGGCAAGTGATAGTCGTCGTTTCATGCCGCCGGAGTAAGTTCTGACGCTTTGATCGAGGGCAGATTGCAAGTCAACAACATGCGCAGAGTAGCGCAATTGCTCGGTCATTTGTGTCTGCTTGACGCCTTGCATTTTGGCAAAGAAAGTTAAATTTTCAGCGCCGGTCAAGCTTTCGTAAAGGGCGTCAGTTTGGGCCATGAACCCGATCCGCGCTAAAAGCAATCGATCAGGGACAGGTTGATTAAAAACCAGTACCTGACCGGATTGGGGGCGTATCATGCCCATAATGCTACGGATCAAGGTTGTTTTGCCCGCACCGCTTGGACCAATTAAAGCCAGGATCTGCCCACGATTTAAGGAGAGATCAATGTCGCTAAGGACGATTTTTTGACCGTAACCTTGCTGCAGGGCGGTCACTTTGACAACTGGTTGTATTGACATATTTTAGCCGCTTTCTTTTAGAATATAGTGAGTACTCACTCACTTGCTATTATCACGACTTCTGTCGAAAAAGCAAGCTTATTTTTCTGCGGGAAGCCGCCTTGGCACCGTGACCTAAACGCGTTCTCTGGCCCAGAAGTCTGCGTGTAAGGACCTCAGTCGCAAAGGCCTAAGCCCGGGCCATCACGCCTGAGGCCGCTTACACTCTGACTTCTAACCGGGCCAGTTCACGCTCTGTCATCCGTTTCCGTGCCCGCCGTTTAGGCATCTCGTGGTATAATTATTCAGAAGTTTGATTTCAAACCACAATGGAGGAACGCGGATGCGCACCTATCTCGCAAATTTATTAACTTGGTCCACCCTTATTAATCTGGTTGACATCCTCGTCGTCTGGTACGTCATTTATCGTTTGATCATGCTGGTTCGCGGTACCAAAGCCGTGCAGCTGCTTAAAGGTGTTTTTGTCATTGCGGCCATCAAGACTATTTCCTGGTTTTTGCAACTCAAAACGGTTGGCTACCTGACAGATTTGGTCATTACCTGGAGTGTGCCGGCGCTGGTCATTATTTTTCAACCGGAAATTCGCCGCGGCCTAGAGCATCTTGGACGTGGATCGTTGATTTTCCGCTCAAACAATAACCAACATGAAGCCGAAACGCGTATGGTCAAAGAGCTGGATAAGGCGATTCAGTACATGAGCAAACGCCGCATCGGTGCTCTGATTACCATTCAAAAAAATACCGGCCTTGAGGATTACATCGAGACTGGTATTCCACTGGATGCGGATATTAGTGGCGAGTTGTTGATCAACATTTTTATTCCTAACACGCCGTTGCATGACGGGGCGGTCATCATTCGCAACAATCGAATTGCGGTGGCCGCGGCTTATTTGCCGTTGTCGGACAGTAACCTGATTCCCAAGGAACTGGGTACCCGTCATCGGGCAGCTGTCGGGATCAGTGAAGTGACCGATGCCTTGACGATTGTTGTGTCTGAGGAAACCGGTGAAGTCACGATTACGAACAATAATAATTTGATTCGCAACCTGACGCGTGAGGATTACATGAAGTTCTTGACGGCTCAGTTGGTACCAAAAGAAGAGGCGCCCAATCCAAATCCGGTTGTCAGTTTCTTTTCGTGGCTTTTTAGTCAACGCAAAAAGAAGGAGGGCAAGCAATGAATCGCTTATGGGATAAACCATGGGTTAATCGGTTGTTAGCCTTGCTTCTCGCGATCGGGTTGTTCGCTTATGTCAACGTTGAGAGTATCAATAACACGCGGCAGAATGCCAATGATGATACAACCTTGGTAGCGAACAAGACTCAGACCGTGAAAGTGCCGTTGCAGGTTAACGCCAATACCGACAAGTATTTCATCACCGGTTACCCGTCAAAAGTGTCG
Above is a window of Lacticaseibacillus casei DSM 20011 = JCM 1134 = ATCC 393 DNA encoding:
- a CDS encoding ABC transporter ATP-binding protein, whose protein sequence is MSIQPVVKVTALQQGYGQKIVLSDIDLSLNRGQILALIGPSGAGKTTLIRSIMGMIRPQSGQVLVFNQPVPDRLLLARIGFMAQTDALYESLTGAENLTFFAKMQGVKQTQMTEQLRYSAHVVDLQSALDQSVRTYSGGMKRRLSLAIALISKPPLLILDEPTIGIDPELRRKIWQELHRLASDQGVAIILTTHVMADAEEADVLMMIRNGKAIAQGTPDQLKANYHTDSIEAVFLAAGRQQDAR
- the cdaA gene encoding diadenylate cyclase CdaA — its product is MRTYLANLLTWSTLINLVDILVVWYVIYRLIMLVRGTKAVQLLKGVFVIAAIKTISWFLQLKTVGYLTDLVITWSVPALVIIFQPEIRRGLEHLGRGSLIFRSNNNQHEAETRMVKELDKAIQYMSKRRIGALITIQKNTGLEDYIETGIPLDADISGELLINIFIPNTPLHDGAVIIRNNRIAVAAAYLPLSDSNLIPKELGTRHRAAVGISEVTDALTIVVSEETGEVTITNNNNLIRNLTREDYMKFLTAQLVPKEEAPNPNPVVSFFSWLFSQRKKKEGKQ